In Bacillus sp. E(2018), the genomic window CATCCGTTCTGTAAGCATGCGATCACTCATTTCGGGAATCTGGGATTTGATGTCCTTGAACCGCTTAGGGCCATCCATCAAAACGCGAATGATGAGTCCTGTCCATTTTTTACCGATAATATCCATGGCTACTTCGTACTTCGGACACATCGTGCTATAATCCATTATCATTCACCTCAATCTATATGAAAAAACGATGCTTTTTCTACAGTCTATATTTGCCTCCTATTATACGGTTTAAACTTACTTTTGTAAAGTTTATAACTTTTTAACGCTTTAAAGCTTTGATGTATTATTTTTGAAATCTACTTCTTTATAGTAGGAATGTTTAACAAGTACGTTTGGTCCCAAACATTGAACAGCCGGGCAATGACAGCTCAGTTCTGTAG contains:
- a CDS encoding helix-turn-helix domain-containing protein, producing MDYSTMCPKYEVAMDIIGKKWTGLIIRVLMDGPKRFKDIKSQIPEMSDRMLTERMKELESVGIVKRNVYPETPVRIEYSLTDKGNSLKTIINAIQDWSEQWVDHC